CCACCCCGAGATCGACACCGGCGTGCACCTGATGATGGTGCTGGACATGAGCGCGCGCCTGGGCGCTTCGCTGCCCGTGCGCTTTGCCTGCCTGTGCCACGACCTGGGCAAGGGCACGACGCCGGCCGACGTGTTGCCGCGCCACATCGACCACGAGTCGCGCAGCGCGGAGCTGCTCAAGGGTGTGTGCGAGCGCCTGCGCGTGCCGGTGGAATGCCGGGAACTGGCCGACGTGGTGGCCCGCGAACACGGCCATCTGCACCGCAGCCTGGACCTGGGCGCCGCGGCCCGGGTGCGCCTGCTGGAGCGCTGCGACGCGTTCCGCAAACCGGCGCGCTTCGAGGACATCGTGCTGGCCTGCGAATGCGATGCACGCGGGCGCCTGGGCCACTTCGACGACGCCTACCCGCAGCGGGAATGGCTGCTCACGGCCCTGGCCGCGGCCCGCGCGGTGAGCACCCCGGCCATCGCCGCCCACGCCCAGTCGCTGGGGCTTTCGGGTCCGCAGGTCGGTGCCCTGATCCACCAGGCGCGGGTGGCGGCGGTGGCCGCCGCGAACGACCACACGGACGGCGCCGCCCCGACCTGAACAGCGGATCACCGCAACGTCAAGTCCGGCGCCAGTCCCGCACACCGACGGGGGGAAATGCGCGACATTTGTCACACCCCACCCGGGTCTGTTACGGTCGGCGGGTGATCAACACCTTGCCCATGCTGCTGACCACCCGGTCGGCCCTGTTTCTCGATTTCGACGGCACGCTCGCCGAACTGGCCCCCCGCCCCGACGCGGTGGTGGTCACCCGCGAGCTGCTGAGCCTGCTGGAGCGGCTGCGCGAGCGGCTCGATGGCGCGCTGGCGCTGGTGACCGGGCGCGCCCAGGCCGACATCGAACCCCTGATCGCCCCGCTGCACCTGCCCGCGGCTTTCGAGCACGGCGCGGTGCGCCGTTCCGCCTCGGGCGCCACCACGCGGGCACGCAGCCCCGAGCTCGGCCCCGCGCTGGCCGTGGCGCAGGCCCTGGCGGCGCGCCACTCGGGCCTGCTGGTGGAACACAAGCTCACCGCCCTGGCCCTGCACTTTCGCGCCGCACCGCAGCTGGAGGCCGAATGCACCGCCGCCATGAGCGCGGCGATCCGACACGACCCGGGCCTGCAGCTGCTGCGCGGCAAGGCCGTGGTGGAGGTCAAGTCCGCCAGCGTCGGCAAGGGCCTGGCCATCGCCGCGTTCATGGCCGAGCCGCCGTTTGCCGGCCGACTGCCCCTGTTCGCGGGCGACGACGTGACCGACGAACCCGGTTTCGACGCGGTCCAGCGGCTGGGCGGCGCGGGCATCAAGGTGGGCAGCGGTGATACTTGCGCCCGGCACCGCATCGCCCACCCGCAGGCCCTGCAGCGCTGGTTGTCCGACACCGCCGAAACCCTCTAGCCACCCCATGAGCACCAACACCCCAACGCCCCCACTCAATGGCGACGGCTTCGCAGCCCCCGCCCCGTCCTCCCTCTCACTGGGCGTGGTGGGCAACTGCGCCTTCAGCGCCCTGATCGACCCCCACGGGCGCGTGGTCTGGAGCTGCCTGCCGCGTTTCGACGGCGACCCCGTGTTCCACGCGCTGCTCGGCGGCGAAGCGCCCGCCGGGGCGT
This Hydrogenophaga taeniospiralis DNA region includes the following protein-coding sequences:
- the otsB gene encoding trehalose-phosphatase, coding for MSHPTRVCYGRRVINTLPMLLTTRSALFLDFDGTLAELAPRPDAVVVTRELLSLLERLRERLDGALALVTGRAQADIEPLIAPLHLPAAFEHGAVRRSASGATTRARSPELGPALAVAQALAARHSGLLVEHKLTALALHFRAAPQLEAECTAAMSAAIRHDPGLQLLRGKAVVEVKSASVGKGLAIAAFMAEPPFAGRLPLFAGDDVTDEPGFDAVQRLGGAGIKVGSGDTCARHRIAHPQALQRWLSDTAETL